A window of Leclercia adecarboxylata contains these coding sequences:
- a CDS encoding helix-turn-helix domain-containing protein, whose product MNFQDIHIYYQQLNLDTLMSQIIAEGEPVIVPANKNLALDAGFIYFCTEGSLSILMPENGLHIGNSIEFMPIGLMERYCPLAKFDYRSSATVQLVKISWADFDRLFLNGGPERVQALATILTYMSIFAIDLHNERRQVTSYQTIKPMLYRYLYRQNTHTGENEGLALFIIKRTNLSRTHVFRVLADLKAGGYITMKRGKLISIDRPLPESW is encoded by the coding sequence GTGAATTTTCAGGATATTCATATTTATTATCAGCAACTTAATCTCGATACTCTGATGTCGCAAATTATTGCCGAAGGAGAACCCGTGATCGTTCCGGCAAATAAAAACTTAGCTTTAGATGCTGGATTTATCTATTTTTGCACCGAGGGATCGCTGTCGATATTAATGCCCGAAAACGGCCTGCATATTGGCAACAGTATTGAGTTTATGCCGATAGGTCTAATGGAAAGATATTGCCCTCTGGCGAAGTTTGATTACCGCAGCAGCGCAACGGTGCAGCTGGTGAAAATATCCTGGGCAGATTTTGACCGTCTGTTTTTAAACGGAGGGCCCGAACGGGTACAGGCGCTGGCGACCATTCTGACCTATATGTCGATTTTCGCCATTGACCTGCATAATGAGCGCCGTCAGGTGACCAGCTACCAGACCATTAAACCGATGCTGTATCGCTATCTCTATCGGCAGAATACGCACACAGGCGAAAACGAAGGTCTGGCGCTGTTTATTATCAAACGGACGAATTTGTCGCGCACGCATGTTTTTCGCGTGCTCGCCGATCTGAAAGCCGGGGGCTATATCACCATGAAGCGGGGTAAATTGATCTCCATCGACCGGCCGCTGCCAGAATCCTGGTGA